Within Nitrospira sp. MA-1, the genomic segment ACACATCACAAAATCGAACCGTGAGTAGCTCAATGCGCACAGACCTTCATGCCCATCATCCGTTTCCTGACACACATACCCCAACGAGGTTAATCGGGTTTTTAAAATTTCCCGATGATCCGGGTTGTCCTCCACGATTAAAATTCTGCCTTCAGGTGAATTCTCGGAGAGTGGCGGAAATGGACTGATGGGTTCCGACGAATAGATTGGGAATGACGATATTGTAAAATTCTTTATTGTGCTCATTTGCATTTTCCTCTCCGTAAGTGAAGGGTTGCTGGCAATTTCGGCCATTTTTGCCTGATCGTCATGTCTCTGCCGCTTACGAGGGGGAGTCCTCTCCTCTTTTACGATTATCACTATTTCATCAGAAGTGCCAGGGACAAATACGGCGGAAATATGGGTTCTTGTCTTTTTCGCATGGCAGGTGGGCGGAAAAGGTTCTGCCAAGCATAGGACGGTCGTTGGGCGGTTTCAGCAGTTACGCTATGACAGTTGAAAACCGCCGATGAATGAAAGCCCTCCATGTCTCCTATGCATGGTGAGGGAACTATAGACATTTGGTTTTTTGGGATGGTCGATTTGTCCATTGGCTGAATGTCGGCCACGTGATATTTGAGAAATACATTTAGCGATTGTGAACCGCATGCTGTTGTTAATTCCTATTTGGAAAACCCAAAGGTTCTTCAATTAATCGGCACATTCACAATTTGGAGAAGGGGGTCTGAAAAGTATTTGAACGTAAAGACGCTGCTCTCTCAAGCTGGTCGAGAAAGTCGTCAGCACGGAGATGGATGGAAATGGACCTAACCAAGAAAGGGGAAAGGTATGTTACGAGATCTCGATAAAATCAATAATTGCGTGTTACAAGGGACGGACGGGATTATAGGCTCCGTGGCCGATGTGTATGTGAATGACCAGACGTGGAAAATTCATTATCTGGCGGCTGACACCGGGAACTGGCTTCAGGGCCGCCATGTGTTGATTT encodes:
- a CDS encoding response regulator — protein: MSTIKNFTISSFPIYSSEPISPFPPLSENSPEGRILIVEDNPDHREILKTRLTSLGYVCQETDDGHEGLCALSYSRFDFVMCDYQMPEMNGLQFIHTVRTTSGISTIPIIFMTAHFDPFFIDHAVSVGATATLVKPFSLENLQTALNRIGTLKANP